Below is a window of bacterium DNA.
AACCAGATCCCCCGGGCGTACATCTTCCTCCGGGGGGAGTTCTTTACCGGGTACGAGCGGTTGAGCCGGGCGCTCGCGGGCGCGTACGCGCGGGGTTACTTCGGCCGCAACGTTCTCGGGACGGGGTACGACCTCGAGGTCCTGATCCACCGGGGCGCGGGCGCCTACATCTGCGGGGAGGAGACCGCACTCCTCGAAAGTCTTGAGGGCCGGCGCGGATTCCCACGCCAGAAGCCCCCCTACTATCCGGCCGTGAAGGGACTGTACAGCCAGCCCACCGTCCTCAACAACGTCGAGACGCTGGCGCACCTCCCCCATATCCTCGGCTTGGGCGCCGAGGGGTACCGCGCCTACGGCCCCCCGATCCTCTACTCGGTCTCCGGGCACGTGCTCAGCCCCGGTGTCAAGGAACTGCCGCTCGGGACTCCGCTCCGCGAGATCATCTTCGAGCACGCGGGCGGGCTGCGCGCCGGGCGAACCCTCAAGACAGTGTTTCCGGGCGGATCGTCGTCCGCGATCATCCCTCCCGAGTCCCTGGATACGCCCGCGGACTTCGAGTCCCTCGCGAAGATCGGATCGATGCTCGGGTCGAGCGCGATCATCGTCATGGACGATTCGACCTGCATCCCGGCGGTGATGGCGCGGACCGTGGAGTTCTACCGCGACGAATCATGCGGGAAGTGCACCCCATGCCGGGAAGGGACGATCTGGCTGACCCAGATCTTCGATCGGATCCTGACGGGCAAAGGCCGCATGGAGGACCTCGACCTTTTGGATGGAATCGCCCGGAACATGACCGGCACGTGCTTCTGTCTGTTGGGTGAGAGCGTTCCCCCGAGTCTCCGGGCTTCCCTGAAATACTTCCGCGCGGAATACGAGCACCACGTCAAGACGGGGACCTGCGACGTGCACGCCGTTGCGGCGGCGAGGATCTGATCGTGGACGAGCACAAGGTGCAGATGGTCCACCTGACGATCGACGGTCAGGCGCTGGCCGTCCCCAGGGGGACGACGGTCTACCAAGCTGCCCATCAGGTCGGGATCGAGATCCCGGTGTTCTGCTACCACGACCGCATGCCGCCCCTTGGGGCGTGCCGGATGTGCTTCGTCGAGATCGAGAAGATGCCGAAGCTGGTGACCTCCTGCACCCAGGAAGCCGGCGAGGACATGGTCGTGCGGACCCAAACCGGCCGGGTCAAGGAGGGGCAGCGAGGCATCCTCGAGTTCCTGCTGGTCAATCACCCCCTCGACTGCCCCATCTGCGATAAAGGGGGCGAGTGCCCGCTCCAGGACAATACGCTCCGGTTCGGGCCCGGCCAGACCCGATTCATCGAAACGAAGCGCACATATCGAAAGCACATCCGGATGGGTCCGGTGCTGGTCCTCGATCGCGAACGGTGCATCCTGTGCTGGCGGTGCACCCGGTTCGGCGAGATCATCGCGGGCGATGATGCGCTGAAGGGGTTCGAGCGAGGGTACCACAGCCAGATCGGGACGCCGTTCACCGACCCCGTGCACAGCAAGTTCATCGGGAACACCATGGAGATCTGCCCGGTCGGCGCGCTCACGAGCGCCACCTATCGGTTTCGCGCCCGGCCGTGGGACAACACGCACGTGCCGAGTGTCTGCTCCCACTGCGGATGCGGGTGCGCGACCCTGCTCAACGTCCGCGGGGGTCAGGTCACCCGGACACGCCCTCGTGAGTCCCCCGAGGTCAACGACATCTGGCTGTGCGACAAGGGGTTCTTCGGCTACGAGTTCACCAGCAGCCCGGAACGATTGACGACGCCGCTCGTCCGGCGGGACGGCGCGCTGCGCGAGGCGACGTGGGACGACGCGCTCGATCGGGTGGCATCCGCGCTTCGCGCCGCCCCCCACGCCGTTGGCGTGATCGGCGGATCGCGGACCACCAACGAAGACAACTTCCTGCTGCTCCACCTCTTCCGCGGCGTGGTTGGGACCAACTCCATCGATTTCCGCGTCGACACAGCGCACCCGCTGCCGGCGGGGCGGGGGCCTTGGGGGCTCGAGGTCGCGATCGCCGACGTCGAGCGGGCGGACGCGATCGTGCTTTTGGGCTGCGACCTGACCGAGGAGTACCCGATCATCTGGCTGCGGGTCAAGAAGGCCGTCGACCGCGGGGCGCGCCTCATCATCCTCGGCCCATGGGAACTGGAGATCGCTCGATGGGCGAGCCACTCGCTCGTGCACCGCTGGGGCGCTGAACCACACCTGCTCGATGCCCTCTC
It encodes the following:
- the nuoF gene encoding NADH-quinone oxidoreductase subunit NuoF, which produces MPRPLLTRYFGQPGRERIEAYLETGGYRAATAALRDLTPDKITEIVEAAGLRGRGGAGFPTARKWKLTPKREGGERYLVVNGDESEPGTFKDRTLVEQDPHQLLEGILIAAYANQIPRAYIFLRGEFFTGYERLSRALAGAYARGYFGRNVLGTGYDLEVLIHRGAGAYICGEETALLESLEGRRGFPRQKPPYYPAVKGLYSQPTVLNNVETLAHLPHILGLGAEGYRAYGPPILYSVSGHVLSPGVKELPLGTPLREIIFEHAGGLRAGRTLKTVFPGGSSSAIIPPESLDTPADFESLAKIGSMLGSSAIIVMDDSTCIPAVMARTVEFYRDESCGKCTPCREGTIWLTQIFDRILTGKGRMEDLDLLDGIARNMTGTCFCLLGESVPPSLRASLKYFRAEYEHHVKTGTCDVHAVAAARI
- the nuoG gene encoding NADH-quinone oxidoreductase subunit NuoG, yielding MDEHKVQMVHLTIDGQALAVPRGTTVYQAAHQVGIEIPVFCYHDRMPPLGACRMCFVEIEKMPKLVTSCTQEAGEDMVVRTQTGRVKEGQRGILEFLLVNHPLDCPICDKGGECPLQDNTLRFGPGQTRFIETKRTYRKHIRMGPVLVLDRERCILCWRCTRFGEIIAGDDALKGFERGYHSQIGTPFTDPVHSKFIGNTMEICPVGALTSATYRFRARPWDNTHVPSVCSHCGCGCATLLNVRGGQVTRTRPRESPEVNDIWLCDKGFFGYEFTSSPERLTTPLVRRDGALREATWDDALDRVASALRAAPHAVGVIGGSRTTNEDNFLLLHLFRGVVGTNSIDFRVDTAHPLPAGRGPWGLEVAIADVERADAIVLLGCDLTEEYPIIWLRVKKAVDRGARLIILGPWELEIARWASHSLVHRWGAEPHLLDALSGRISIEAAAAAAGVSGEVLGSAAAAWAGAAGRRVVLVGRTALERPDGSAVLDAVDRLRAAHPADFGALRGRGNGGGAQLLGLLPDMLPGYRPLSAVDARGALEAEWGRPVPTAPGKTVRGMLEAARSGELQVLYVVGADPATEYPDAAAWAEARKRLGCLVVHELFMTRTAAAADVVLPVLSFAERAGTVCNIEGRVQRQGQAVLGPGLARSDATIFVHLASRLGVELGPASWEEIFAAIGRVVPGWGEGARVASPRQAIDTESGTGGAGAGASGRAGGLVLLTGSRLFDRGTMAMRCPGIRNQAGGPFVAVPPDDAGRLGLADGMPCEVRSARGTLRVVVRVWPGLCSGHAYIPRGYDTAPVNTLLDERAPVTVTVAALAGAEAAG